In Elephas maximus indicus isolate mEleMax1 chromosome 5, mEleMax1 primary haplotype, whole genome shotgun sequence, the sequence AcctccttgttgatcttctgccTTGTTGTTTTATCTGTTATTGGAAGTGGGGTATTGAAATCTCTATTAGtgttgaattgtctttcttcatttttgtcagtttttgcttcatgtatttttgtGCACTGTTGTTAGGTACACATGTTTGTAATTGTTTTATCTTCCTGagggattgacccttttatcattttaaagtcTAATTTGCCTGATATTTGTATAGCCACTCCATCTTTCTTATGTTGCTATTTccatatgtttttccatccttttaccttcaacttatttttatctttgacTCTAAAATGTCTCCCATAGAAAGCATATAtttgaatcctgttttttttatccactctgacAATCTCTGCTTTTTGAGTGGATTGTTTAATCCATCCACATTAATGTTATTATTGATATACTTGGATTTATATAAGCCGTTTTACTTTTCGTTTTCTATGTCCCATGTCTTTTTTGTTCCTCTATTCCTCCTTTACTGCTTTCTTTTACATAAGTGAATATTTTCTATTGTAACATTTtaatccacaggagaaagacttggtgatctgcttccataaagattacagccaagaaaactatatggggcagttctaccctgtcacatggggagCTATGGGTTGGAAACaacacaacagcacctaacaacacaatcaTTTTTTTACTTAGTAGTTTTTTAAGGCTTGCCATATATATCTTATCAAAATCTACCTAAGATGTATACTAACTTAATTCCATTGAGATAGAGAAACATTACTTGTATATAGCTCTATTCCTTCTCTTTTTGTGTATTATTATACATATACTTCTAAATGTTACAAACCCAGCTAAATAGTTATGTTATTTTTTTGTATGTCTCTTAAAGCTGAGAAAAGTAAGCAAATATATACTTACAGTGTTTGTTGTATTAATATTCTTATTTACCATTTCTGATTCATTTGTTCCTATGGATTTGCCATCTGGTATCATTTTTTATTCCAGTACAGCTTTGCTCCTAACCACTTTCTTTGTGCTGTTCATGGTAAATATGTTACATATGTCATAGATCCAGCAAGACAGTTAAATATTGCTTTATATAATTGCTCTTTAAGTCAGTTACAAGAATATTCATTTATACTAAAttttataattacataattacctttattaatgttctttttttgtgtgtgtagatTTGAATTGATGTCTGGGGCCATTTACTTTCAGTCTGTGGAActtcctttagaatttcttgtaagGCAGGTCATCTTCCAAGGGTGGGAGGGGAactcttattttttgtttatcttggaATGCcgttattttgccttcattttctaatgatagttttgctggatataggattaTTGGTTGACAGGTTTTTTAGTTTCAGCACTTTTACTgtggcatcccattgcctttcACCTCTGTTGTTTCTAATGAAAAGTTAGCCGTTAATTTTATTGGAGAGGGAGTTCCTAGTATATAATGACCCTTTTTCTCTTGCAGCTTGCAAGATTTTTCTGTCCTTGGCTTTCAGCATTTTTACTGTGATGTGCTGGGTCTCTGTCTATTACACTTGGAGTTGGCTGAGCTGATGTGTAAGTTTTTCGTCAAGTTGGAAGGTTTTCAGcccttatttcttcaaatattttttcttctccttttgttcTATCCTCTCCTTCTGGTACTTCCAGTACACATATGCTGGTGTGCTTGATGATGTCCCACATttctctgaggctctgttcatttttcttcaattgttttttctcacTTCATTCTTTGGACTGCATAATCTCTACCCATGTATTATCAAGTTTGCTAATTCTTCTGCTACTTTAAACCTACTGTTGAGTCTCTCTAATGACtgttttcattttagttattgtACTTTCCAATCCAGAATttgcatttggttcttttttataatttgtatCTCTTTTTTGGCATTCTCTATTTATTGAGACATCGTCATCATACCTTATATTACTTCTTTAAAGATGGTTTGCTTTAGTCCTTTGAACATACTTATAATGGCTACTTTGAAGTCTTTGTTAAATCCAACATCTAGTCTCTTTCATTGGCAGTTCCTGGTGACTCATTTTTTCCCTGTGAATGAGTCacacttttctatttctttgtaattttttgttgaaaactggacatttcaGATAATATATTGCAGCAATTCTGGATACTCATTCTCTTCTTCTCTCCTGGACTTgttatttttgcttgtttgtttacttaGTGACAGGCTGGACTATTTTAGTGACTTTTATTCCCCCTTTGCCcctagtgtgaagcctcctataTTGATACTGAGTGCACAGGCTTGGGCAAGCACACAGTCATTTTGGGGTGACAATGGTTTTATCAACCTCTCTTTGACTGTCTTTTTcactataaaacaaaacccattgctgttgagtcaattccaactcatagtgaccctacaggacagagtagaactgcaccatagggtttccaaagctgtaatctttatggaagcagactgccacatctttctcccactaagcagctggtgggttccaactgccaacctttagttagcagccaagtgctttaaccactgtgccaccaaggttcctctTTCCCTCCGGTTACACTAACTGCTGGTTGACTTCTCTATTATTTTCAACAATACCCTGGGGCATAAACTGCTCTACAATCTCATATAATTAAATTAGGCTCCTTTGTAGTTTCTGATGTCAGCCTTTGAGATTTGTTCAGACCCAAGACAAGCTCTTAGCTTTCTTTGATTTTCTCTGGCAAACTAGCTAGCCCATGATTTAGCTTATATCTCTCATGAAGCTAACAAGCTCCTCTTAATTACTTACCACTAAAACCTCCACTAATTTTTAGAGCATCCTTAGGCCTGAGCTTCCCCACACTTTTTCAAATAAAGTCAGTTCCGTTGGGTAGCTTTGGAACTCTGTTTTACGGCCTTCCTCTCACATGGACAAAATCTCTGAGCTATGGCTCTAGAGCTGGGGGTGAGTACAGTGGCATGCTTCTCTGACATCCTTGCCTTAAGAGCATGGCACTGGGCAGGGGGTAAGGGGCAGCCTCTTGTTTTCTTGGCTCTCCTGATATAGAACCTTTGCCCTATGAATAACCTAGGGTGAGGTCAATTGGGCCTCAGGGTTGCCAGCATGTCATGCCAGAGGTAGAAGTTCTACCCTATGAGTAAGGGCTAAGTAAAAGAAAAGAACCTGACTTCTGGGCTCTACTCACCTGGAAATTGAGCCTCTGCAACACATGGCTGTGGGTGAGAGAGACGGATGAGAAATGCTGGCAGACTTCCCCTCTTGAGAAGATATTGTAGCACTTGACCTGGAGTTGGGAGAAGAAAGAATTCCGTGTCTTGGCTGCACACTCTTGAAGTCTAGTTTCAGTCATCTGAGctcagaaggagaaagagagtggGTCATGGTCCAGATTCCCTGTTCTTTCTTGAATAAATGCTTTTTCATTTGTTCTGTATCTTTAGAACAATTTCCAGACTTtaaatggttttaaaattttcaccAGTTATGCTTGTTGTGCTGGGGAACAAGTCCTTGGAGCTCTTTATGCTGCCGTTTTGGAAGTTGATATTACTTAATTTTTTACAAAATACTTTGATATGTAAAATCTAATTCAATCCTCACAACTTTATTAAAGTAGGGAACCTCCAGCCCTAAAGATAAGGACCAGAGACGTTCTGACTTGCCTAAAGTTCTAGGACCTACCAGAGTCATTTTCACTCAGGAAGTACTTACTGATTGCCTACTGTCTGCTAAACATTAGCTCAAATATGTTCAGCAAGTTTACTGTCTAGACAGGAGACAAAAAACAAGCAATtatacaggaaccctggtggtgcagtggtttagagttcaggctgttaattaaaaggtcagcagtcctaatccatcagctgctccctggaaaccctatggggcagttctactctgtcctatggggtcactatgagtgtgaATCGACCATaacacttttatttttgtttgctaagtgccttgcaaactctatgaggcagttctactctgtcctgtagggttgctatgagtcagaatcgactcgacggcactgggttttggtagtATAGAAATAAAGATTATGGTACTTTGGGAACACAATCAGAGGGGCGCCTAATCCAGTCTTGAGTAGGAAATAGAATCCTAGCGTTCTGACTCCTAATTCTATTCTTGTAGAGAAAAGATGAATTTACTCAAAGTAAAGAGGCTCATTGAATAGTGGTTAAGGAGACAAACTGAAGCCAGATAGCCTCGGATTTAAATCTCAGTCCAACtgctaactgtgtgaccttgggtaattcacttaatctctctgtgctttAGTTTCCTCGTGTTTAATGGTACTCGCCTCatctcttatagggtcactttcagtaggaattaactcaacaatgggtttgctttggcttTGGTTTAGGATAAAATTAAAGGAGTATACAtgtaatagaaaccctggtggcgtagtggttaagtgctacagctgctaaccaaaggatcagcagttcaaatctgccaggtgctccttggaaactctatggggcagccctaccctgtcctatagggttgctatgagtcggaatcgactcgacagcactgggtttggtttgcttttttttaaaatacatgtaataTGCTTAGacctagagttgctatgagtcagaatcaactccacggcaacagatttttggttCATACCTGGTGTAGTTTGTATTGTACTAGTACTTGCTAACTAAATTTTATTAGTGGGAAGATGGAGTTGAGTAGTGAACTCCCCCAGGGGCTTGCTAATCAGTTTCCTCCACAATGCTAACAAAATGCTTAACTTGcaaatgagtccctgggtggtgcaaagggatAATGTGCTCCCTGCTGACCCAAAGATTAGTGGTTTGagtccttggaagacaggcatggtgagctacttccaaaaaatcagccattgcaaattGTTTATGCAGTCTaccctgaaacacgtggggttgccatgagtcagaattaacttgtcaACAACTGGTTTTTAACTTTGCaattctgatttttcagaatacaGTGCTTGTTTTGCCAGCAAATTGTTTCATTTAGTGACCACACTTCTCAAGTTGGTTAATCTTGAGATTTAGTGTCAATTAAATACAAGTCCTCATCAGGAAATGACTGGGAACCTCTGTAGTCTTCCAGGTTATTTGTATACTGTCATAATAGGgtaatttaaaaatgttatttgtaCTACAGTATACACTTAATGAAGTAGAAAATGCATCTAATCTCGTTTTTTCCTTGAATGTCACTATCCAAAGCTTCTGTTAAACTACTTTACGATTCTAGTAAGAATTAAtgaaactgttctttttttttgcataagtACTGAAACATTTGTTACACCTCTGAAATACTTATTGTATCATACTCTATCAGGCTTGTTTAAAGATTTCTGGAAAATCACCAGCTATCAATGTGTCAAAATGTGTCAAATGTGCATACCCTTAGTAGTGCTAAACAGGTCTTCTGATTAGGTcaggaaaataaaactgaaactaactctaagctcaacaaGGCATAACCAGCTATTTGCAAGTCCTCCCAAAGGTAAGTGGAGCTCTTTTCCTGGGAAATGTTTCTATTTTAGGTATTAAATGTGTCTCTAAACATTGTTGCTAGGTAactttgagtcacttccaactcgtaacaactgtcatagattgaattgtgtccccccaaaatatgtcaacttggttaggccatgattcccagtattgtgtggttgtcttccattttgtggttttcctatgtgttataaatgatAATCTCTGCTGTGgtgaaagaggattagggtgggatggaaCACCCCTACTCAGGTCACATCTCTAATCCAATGTAACACGAGTTcctctggggtatggcctgtaccaccttttaccttacaagagataaaacaaacagaagcaagcagagttgagggcctcataccaccaagaaagcagtgctgggagcagagggtgtcctttggaccaggggtttctgtggggagaagctcctaggcaggggaagactgatgacaaggagctGGAGCTGACGagctgaatttggatttctaatttggatttctagtcggaatcaactcaatggcaacaggtaggtagcctactagaccgtgagaaagtaaaatttctctttgctaaagccatccacttgtggtatttgttacagcatgtccaaagtacatgtctCTCAACATAgcctacattttaaaatttggaacatttttacaatttttctCCCTTTATACCACTCTTGTGACAAAAAGCactacccaccccccccccccccccgcaaaaaaaaccaaacgcactgccttcgagtggattccgactcatagcaaccctgtaagtcagaatcgacttgggaAAGTGTGGAcatcttattttattattattaatgtaagCATGTGatgccaaagaaatgaagataattTTACAAACTAAGATTTTTTCTAAGTATGTGAAATTTCCATTTTATTGTAAGGTTTTATATCACACCAGTTCAAAGGCATTTCTTTAGAACTCTTCTAGCACAGCTTCTCTGGAATTGTTTCAATCGTTCCTAGCATGTGACTTGACTAAACAGCTTAAATCTAAATAACCAAACAACATTTCAAATGACTAACTTTTTAGACGAGTAGGATAAAGTATAAAGTTATCAGCTGATGGATGAGGCTATTAATTTCCAAGACACTTGTCAAAATGTTTCTTCTGATATAGTAGTAGTTGTTATAAATCAGAACTTTGAAAAAATAAGGGCAGAACAAGAGTATAATAAAAGAAGCTCCTGCAGCTTAAGCCTCCCATAGTCCTAAGCTTCTGACAGAAGCAAGGCAAAGTACCTTTCCTGCAAACTAAACGGGATTCCAGTATTTCAATCTGGTTGAACTTTCAGAGAAAGGCCCAAGACCATCTTGGATCTGGCTGTATTAATTATGCCTGAAGAGTTTAATACCCATCCAAGTCCAAAGGTGGAAGAACACATAAACCGGTATGGTAATCGGCAAGAGCAGACTATAAAAGCAGAGGCTGGCTGTGCTAGTGCAGCCctgagggaagttttcttccacaGAGGCTGAGTAGAACAGTCCTGCTAAAGAAACCAGCGGAATAAGGACAGTCAACGTAGGAAGAGACAGAAACATTCTTCTTCCACACTTATTACCCGCCACTCtgactttttaaaagataaatgatATTAAGagaattcagttttcttttttttaaaaaaattatggtttAGTGCTgctccatttcttctttcttcttattttgatgtGTCATCCTAGCTGCCTGTGGTATCATATTAGGAATGCCATCGATGACTGGATATGCTATTCCCAACTCTTCATTAATCAATTCATTTGTCGATGCTTCGTatctaggaaaaaagaaaagaatcacaaagcgaattttgtaaaacaaaattcttggaAGACCTtgatattcaataaataatacTATTTGTCCAATTCTCGACAGAGTTAACACTGAACTGTATTCTTTAATTCTAAAAGCAGCAATAGCCAATATTACCATTTCTCTTATAAAATCTGTAATTGTTCCCATTTTAATCAATTTCTCTCAAATTCTCTTTTTACTGTATTCCCAAGTCATGCCTTAGTTAAAAGTTTTCTCTCATACTGCTCAGAAAATATTTCCTCTTTTCATCCAGACATCCCTTCATTCCTCTGGCTAACCCCAAAACCATCCCAATCCATTTACTACTGGAACAGAAACTAGAGAAAAATTCAATTTCCTGATTTAAGAataaatgctcagtaaagtatCCTAACTGATCCACTAGATGGAAATCGCTGAAAAATCAAAATACACAAAAGTTTGAGAACGATGGGAGGGCAGAAATGAGGAAACTTTGGAAACAAGTCTAAAGTGAGCGAGTTACACAATTAGCTAAAAGACAGACCCAACAATAatttaaaggtttaaaaaaaattgaatgaccgTTATGTTAATTATAGGGCACACTAgtaaaagagaaatgcaaaaagatgaaaataaaaattaccggCAATCTAGCACCCAAGTAtaatcactgttaacattttggtgtttAGTTTATGCAATTTGTAACACTACCGTTGTCAATGTTCAGTTTTAATAGCTGGAACTGTACAGCCGCTTTAGCAAAGACTATGTTAAAGGTTAAGAGAGCATTTGCAATAACCAGTTAGTTCAGAGTGAAGAGCCAAAGGGCAGCAAACAaagctcaaatttttaaaataccgTTAGGCAGTAGCTGTACACGGCCATTTCACAAAAATAAGCTACTAGCATATTTTTCATCACCGTGGGTTTAAAACCTGAACGCTTCACGAATCATCCATGGTCCTTTTCAGAAAAACAAACGtccaggccccgcccccaggcATTCCGACCCGGTCCGCTCGTGTCGGTACCCAGACAACGTCCCCCACCCCCCGCAAATGCACCCTGGTGATTCCTTAGAGCACCTATCAACGCTCCGATGCATTCCGGCGGGCCGGCGGCTAATTTGGGAGGCCTGGGGCTCGGCTCGCCTCAAGTCTCCTTTCGCCCTTCAGGTCGCAGGAGAAGCTGCGTGGGCGCTCAGCAGGGCCTGGGCCCACAAAATGGCCGCCGAGACCACATATGAACCTGAAAAGCTGCCCAAAGGCTGTGAGAGGCCGCGCGGTCTACCTGCCCTCTCCTCCCAACAGGAGGCCGCGAAGGGAAAACGGAGCCCGGCAAGTCCCACCTGAGCGGCTTCTTGGAGAGCGGGCACACCAGGAACTCCAGCAGCGCCGGGTCCAAGGCGCGGGGCTGCTCCCCCGCCTTCGCGCTCCGGTCCGCCGACAGTCTAGGCACCGACGCGTGCAGCCACCTGCGGGCGACGGCGGACAGCGGCGCTGAGACGAGCCTGCCGCACGCGCCACTCAGCATGGTCCAGCAGCCGGCGACCTCACCTCGCTGCACCCTCAGCCAGCCCGGGCTGCTCTCCGCCGAGCCCCACTGGCCAGGCCCCGCCCCCCGGTGCTCGGAGAAACGGAGCCCTGGAGCAGACACAGGCTAACGCTTTAGTTCCGGAGGCGCTCTTGACCCAGTTGCTTTGGCTGTATCGCCGCCCTGCGGCTGAGGTAACTGCCTGGGGCCGGAGGCCCCGGGTGCCCAACCCATCGCATTTACACAACCACAGACAAAACCGATGCTTAAGTCGGGC encodes:
- the PIGY gene encoding phosphatidylinositol N-acetylglucosaminyltransferase subunit Y gives rise to the protein MFLSLPTLTVLIPLVSLAGLFYSASVEENFPQGCTSTASLCFYSLLLPITIPVYVFFHLWTWMGIKLFRHN
- the PYURF gene encoding protein preY, mitochondrial codes for the protein MLSGACGRLVSAPLSAVARRWLHASVPRLSADRSAKAGEQPRALDPALLEFLVCPLSKKPLRYEASTNELINEELGIAYPVIDGIPNMIPQAARMTHQNKKKEEMEQH